GTCGCCGCGGCGACGATGGACATGTTCCGCGGTCCGAACATCATGCGCATCCAGCAGATGGTGCGGGTCCACCGGGGCCTCCCGGAGAACGGCGAGAACTACTTCGACGAGGTCCACATCGTCTCGAAGAACAACTTCCACTTCGCGAAGACGCTGCGGGGCGGGCGGGCGGTCATCATGCTCGTCACCCGCAAGTCGACGAACATCGGCATGGGCTGGGCGCAGCTCCGGGCCGCGATCCCGTCGGTCGAGCCGCTGGTTCCGTAAGCACTCTCCGTGCAAGGTGGGCGAGACCGGAAGATGAGAGAGCTCCTCACGCGAGCCTTCGAGCAGGTGCCCGGCTGCATCGCCGCTGCCGTGGCGGACTCGCGAGGCGGCGTGCACGCTGCCCTCCCCGACACCCCTTCGGTGGTCGAGAAGCTCGAGCTCGCCGCCGCTGCCGCGTCCTGCCTCTTCGACGCGTCCCGCGTCACTCACGCCGTGTCCCCGGAAGCCGCCGACGCCCCGTCGAACGAGCTCCCCAGGGAAGCGGTGATCGTCGCGGCCGACGAACTCCACGTATTCCAGCGCTGGAACGAGGACCTCGTCCTGATCGCAGTCTGCACGCTCGATCCCCGCTTCCTGGGAAAGATCCTCAGCGAGACTCGACACCTGCTCTCGGAAGCGCGGAGCGCGACGCGATGATCGCCGAGGTCAACACGCATTCCACCGACGACACATCGTTTCTCGAGCGCGTCGAGGCGAGGGCCGAAGGCTCCACGGGCGCGCTTGTGTTCGGCGAGGAGGGTAAGATCCTCGTCGAGCAAGGAAGGATCGGCTGGGCGGCGGCGCGATCTCAGAAGCGGAAGCTGGGCGGGATCCTCCGCTCGCTCTGCGACGGCCGCGTCGAAGCGGAGGCCTTCGAACGAGCGTTCCGCCTCTGCCTCGAGAAGGCCTCCTCGCTGCGGGAAGGCCTCGTGGAGAACGGGCTCATCGACGCCGAGACCCTCCGCACGGGCCTCCAAATGCACATCGCCGAAGGGATCCGCGCGCTCAGCCGCCTCGACCTCGCCGACGCGATCTGGGTTCCCCACACCTTTCAGGAGTACGACGTCCGCTTCACCTTTCGCCCCATCGAGATCCTGAGCGCGATGGGAGGGCAGCTCTTTCCCGACCTCGCGCACGCGGCGGAGGACGACCTCGCCTGGTACCTCGAGGGCGGCGGGAGCGGCTTCGCGTTCATCCGTTCGGAGGCGCAAGCGCGGCCAGTGTCGATCGCCTCGCTGCGCGGGGAGACCTTCCGCATCCACGAGGTGCTGGAGCTCGGCAACTGGGCGATCGGCGCCCTCGACATGACGCGAGCCCTCTCGGACGGGGGCGGGCTCGCCTCGATCTCCTGGCGTCCCGGGCGGAGCCTCGCCGCGTGGGAGGCCGGCCCGACGACCTTCGTCGCCACCTGCGGCGATCCCTCGGGCCTGGCCTTCCTGCTGTCACGGCACGTGCGTCGCCGGCGAGGCGCCTAGAATGAATGACGCGGAGGTCGTCCCGCCCTTGCCCGGGGTCGGGATCCCGCCGGATCAGCTCTGGCCGGGCCCCGAGGCCGTGCCGATCCTCGCATGCGCGCGATCGAGCCCGCATCGCCCGCGCTGGGATCTCGTGGGGCGGCGCGGAAAGGAAGACGGAAGCGGTGGGACGGACGTCTTCGTGGTCGAGGCAGAGGGCTGGTGCCTGAAGACCTCGATGCGCAGGCGCTTCCCGAAGCGGCACGACGCGCAGGAGGCCATGCGGGTGCTGGGTGATTCCAAGCGCCGCCTCGGGGCTTGGATGCCGTCCCACTCGGCCCTCGCTGTCTCGGAGGGACACGGCGGGGATTGGTGGCTCTGGACGATCTGCCCCTGGCTCACGACCCTGCGCACGAGGATGACGGCTGCCGAGAGCCTGGGTGACGAGGCCGCCTTGGGAGCGGTCCTGGGGGTCTACGCCGAGGCCGCCACGGCCTCGCTGCGGATGGCGCTCGCGCAACACGTCGTCCTCGACGTCCATCCGAGCAACTTCGGCTTTGGCGGTCCCGCCCTCCACTACCTGGACGATCACATCGCCGTCGGCTCGAGCCTGCCGGGGATCGGGCACGCCCTGCTGCAGCGGATCGAGGAGTACGCCGAGCTGCCCGGCGCGATCGTCCGCTACCTCGCGCTCCTCGAGCGTGCCCTGCTCACCCTCTCGCCCATCGAGAGGGCCCAGATCGGCCTGGCCGAGGCCTTCGAGCAGACCCTGGCGCAGTCGGAAGGCGCACAGCGAGCGAAGGAGCGGCTCGTCCGCTTCTCCTCGCGCAACGCCCGCTAGGCGAGGCGCGCGTCCGCCTGGGAGGGGCCGGGCGCGCGGAGTTTGGACGCCAGGTCGATCGCCCTCACGACGAGGGCGGTCGCTCCATCCGCGGACTCCGGGAGGACGTGCAACAGGCGATCGGAGCGCTCGGCGCTGGACGCGAAGCAGCTGTCCGGAGGAGGACCGGCGATCGGAAACGGAGGCAGCGCGAAGCCGAGGCTGGCGAAGAACGCCACCAGCTCGGCCGCGGGCCCGCTCGCGACCTTCCAGGGCCCGCAAAGCAGGAAGGAAGCCACCTTGTTTCGGATGAGCTGGACCTGATCGACCTCTAGCGCGTGGCGAATGCAACCCAGCCGCTTCATGAAGCGGTCGAGCGGCTCGGCGAGGGCGCCGTCGTCCACCACGGAGGAGATCACCACGACGTCCGCCCAGTCGACGAGCCGATCGTAGACGGGGCCGAGCTCGTCGCCCTCTCCTTCGGTCAGGAGACAAGGCCACCGACACTGGCGCTCGTTCGAGGGGCAGCCCTCGAAGCGAAGGGCGGTGAGGTCGACCCGCCGGATCTCGGCCCCGGAGGCCTCGGCTGCCTGCAACGCCAGATCGAGCAAGAGCCTCGCCGACGAATGCTGCCCCGGCGGCGTCGCACCGGCACTTAATCCAAGAACTCGAACGAGTGGCTCGCCCGAGCCGCGGACTTCCGTTAGCCTGTCGCCGACGCGGTGCAGCTTCACCATGGCATCTGCCCTTTTTCCACGGAATCGCTGCCATCGTTACTGAAGCTTGCGGATCCAACTGTCAACTGTAGTTAACTTTCAGGCCAAAGGAACCTCCGTCATGGCCCTTCCCTTCGATCTCGTCGTGTTCCGGTGCGAGCTGGGTCGCCAGATCCTGGCGGTGCGCCGGGAGGCGGGGCTCACGCAAGCCGAGCTCGCGAACCGGGCGGGTGTCTCCAACGAGTTCCTGAGCCGGATCGAGAACGGAACCGGGATTCCATCGCTCGAGACCATCGGTCGACTGGCGGCGGCCCTCGGCCTGCCGGCATGCCAGCTCTTCCCGCCTGCCGAGGATCTGGGCGGCGCCGCCGCAAGCAGGCTCCTGCGCGTCGTCTCGAAGCTCGACGAAGGCGACCGCGAGCTGGTGGTCCGCCTGGCAGAGCAGGTCGCGAAGGCGCGCGAGGGTGCGGCCCCTGCCGGGCGCCAATCGCGATCTCGATCGAGGAGCGGATAGGGGTATCCGCGGTCGATCGCTCTGCTCCTGACAGAACGTCTCGGGACGTGTAGGTTCGCGCCGCGTGTTGGACCGGGCCGACGGACGAGGCCCGCACGAAGCGGCAGAGGATGGACATGGCAGAGTTCGACGAGAGCAGCACCGAGAGCAAGGAAGTCACGGCGGCCTTCGAGCAGTCGCCGGAGGCGCGTCCCGCCGCGATCACGGGCGAAGAGACCCCGGCGGACCTCCTCGCGACCGCGTTCCCCGCGTACGTGGGCCGGCAGGTCCGCGAGGCGGCGCGGCTGATGCGGCAGTCCGCCGACGGCGGCCACACGGTCTTCTGCACCATGTCGGGGGCGATGACCCCGGCGGGCCTCCACCGCTCCTGCATCGTGCCGCTGATGCAGCGGGGGATGATCGACGTCCTCACGACCACCGGTGCGAACCTCTATCACGACGCGCACCGGATCCTCGGCTACCGGATCCGCGAGATCGCGCCGGACGCCGGCGACACGATGTTGCGCGCCGCCCGAATCATCCGGATCTACGATCTGGCGTTCCACGAGGACGTGCTGCTGCACACGGATCGGCTCTTCGCCTGGCTGATGGCCAAGGAGGAGTTCCAGCGCACGATGACCACGGCGGAGTTCCACTACCTGCTGGGCAAGCACCTCCACGAGATCGAGACGAAGCTCGGCGTGGACCAGCACTCCCTCCTGGCCACGGCGTACGAGTGCGGCGTGCCCATCTTCGTGGGCGCTCCCTCGGACGGCTCGATCTTCCTGAACGCGGTGCGGCTGCGGGCGGCGCTGGGCGAGAAGTTCAAGTTCGCCCTCGACGGCAACGCGGACGTCTACGCCATGGCCGCCCTCCAGTGGCAGGCGCAGACCGAGGGCGACACGGCGGTGTGGATTCTTGGCGGCGGCGTGCCCAAGAACTACACGCTCCAGGGCGAGCCCACGCTCAGCCAGATCCTCGAGCTCGACGCCCGCGGCTTCGACATCGATGTGCAGTTCTGCGTGGAGACCGTGGACAACGGCGCGCTCTCCTCCTGCCCGGCTGGCGAGGGCCACACCTGGGGCAAGGTCTCCGCCGAGTGCGTGGAGAACGCCTCGGCCTACGTGCGCGTGGACGTGACCGCGATCTTCCCCTGGATGGTCCATGCCCTCCTGCACGGGGGGCGGCGCCGGCCGCTCAAGCGGATGTACGATCGGCTGCCGGAGGCGGTGGCCAAGCTGGACGCCGACGTGGGCGCCCAGCGCGAGAAGCTCCTGGAGGGAGTCTTCGAGACCCCTCGGGAGTTGAGGTAACGCCCAACGAGAGAGGAAGCCGATGAACCCCAGGATGCGAGCGCTCTTCGAGGAATACGCCGAAGCCCATCGGCACCCGACGAACCGCCTCACCCACAAGATCGCGATCCCGATGATCGTCTTTCACATCATCGCGATGCTCATGTGGATCCCCCTGGGGACCGTCTTCGGCCTCCACCTCACCGCCGCCCACATCGCCTTCGCCGGCGCGGTGGGCTGGTACCTCTCGCTGAACGTGAGGCTGGGCCTCATCATGGCCCTCCTCTACGCCCTCTGCTTCCCGCTCGCGGCGATCTCGCCGTGGCCGGTGGTGGTGGGGATCGCGCTGGTGGGCTGGCTCGTCCAGCTCGCCGGGCACGTGGTGTGGGAGAAGCGGTCGCCGGCGTTCCTGCGGAACCTGCTCCAGGCCCTCGTCGGTCCGCTCTTCTTCGTCGCGTCGCTGACGGGCGACTGGCCCGAGAAGCGCAAGTCCCTCGCCGGGGCGCGCTGACGAGCGAGTGAAGGAATCGGCCCCGCCTGAAGCGGGCCCGATTCCTTCAGCCGCGGTTCCCGCGGTCGCGCTCTTGGGTGGCTCCGCCTTCGGCTTCGCGTGCGCGGAAACGCTCGTCTTTTTCGTCTGCTCCGCCTTCGGCTCCGCGCGAGCGACTACCTCGGCCTCAGCTTCGGATCCTTCGGCTTCGACGGCTGCGCCTCCTGCCTCGGCGGCGGATCGGCGTGGATCGGCCAGCCCTTCGCGAGGAGCGTCTCGCAGGTGGTCCCCGCCGGCACCGGCGTGTAGGCGAAGTTGCCGCCCACCTTCTCCTCGGTGTCCTTGGCGACCAGGCCGATGCAGCCGCCCGACGTCTCGAGGATCTTCTGGGAGACGGAAGCCCGGAGCTCGCCGCGCAGCCCGCCGTCGACGAGCTTGCCCCTCGCGATCGACCGGCTCCGGCTCCCCACGTAGACCGTGCCGCCGCAGATCGGCGCGTCCACGGTCACGGTCGCGCCCGGCTTGCCGTCCCCGTCCACGTCCTCGGTGCTCCAAGTCGTCTCCCAGGGATCGGTCTCCCAGCGGTCGCCCTTCTTCCGGAAGGCGAACGTGGAGGGCGGCATCTTGGGGATGCCCTCGGGAAGGAAGAAGACGTGGACGCCGGCGAAGCGCGCGATCTCCAGCTTGCACTTCTGCTGGACCAGGCGGATCTCGTCGTCCGTCCGTACGACCCGGGCGATCTCGAAGATCTCGGTGCGGGTCTCGAGGGTGCCGAGGATCGGAACGGTCCTCGCGCCGATGATGAGCTCGTGACCTGCCCAGAGCTCCTCCTTTTCTGGTTTCGCCGAATCGGGGGGAACAGAAAGCGCAACCAGCCCAGCCGCCGCCAACCCAGCGAAGCGCACCCAACCTCCCCCGATCCACTTCGGACCCCCGGATGGGACGAACGCATCGGGCGCCGTCCCATGTGCGGGCAGGGAACAAGGAGGTATCGTCAGACGCGGATGTCCGGCCGCCTCCCCCGAGCCGGGCAGACCGAACGAGACGGGGAAGCGATGAACGAAGACGATCGCCCGGATCCGAAGGGCGAGACGACTCCCGTCGAGCCCGCCTCCAACGCGACCTCGCGCGACGAGGCGCGGTTCCGTGCGCTGATCGCGGCCAACAGCGACATCGTCTGGGAGGCCGATGAGGGCGGGCTCGTGGCGCCCCTGGTCGAGGAGCGGAGCTGGGAGGCCTTCACGGGCCAGACCGTCGCCGAGCAGCGCTCCCGCCCGGACGCCTTCCTCGACGTGATCCACCCCGACGACCGGGAGCGGATCTGGCGAGCGTTCTCGGAGGCCTGGGCCGAGGGCGGCAA
The Vulgatibacter incomptus DNA segment above includes these coding regions:
- a CDS encoding NAD(P)H-dependent oxidoreductase; the encoded protein is MVKLHRVGDRLTEVRGSGEPLVRVLGLSAGATPPGQHSSARLLLDLALQAAEASGAEIRRVDLTALRFEGCPSNERQCRWPCLLTEGEGDELGPVYDRLVDWADVVVISSVVDDGALAEPLDRFMKRLGCIRHALEVDQVQLIRNKVASFLLCGPWKVASGPAAELVAFFASLGFALPPFPIAGPPPDSCFASSAERSDRLLHVLPESADGATALVVRAIDLASKLRAPGPSQADARLA
- a CDS encoding helix-turn-helix domain-containing protein yields the protein MALPFDLVVFRCELGRQILAVRREAGLTQAELANRAGVSNEFLSRIENGTGIPSLETIGRLAAALGLPACQLFPPAEDLGGAAASRLLRVVSKLDEGDRELVVRLAEQVAKAREGAAPAGRQSRSRSRSG
- a CDS encoding deoxyhypusine synthase family protein; this translates as MAEFDESSTESKEVTAAFEQSPEARPAAITGEETPADLLATAFPAYVGRQVREAARLMRQSADGGHTVFCTMSGAMTPAGLHRSCIVPLMQRGMIDVLTTTGANLYHDAHRILGYRIREIAPDAGDTMLRAARIIRIYDLAFHEDVLLHTDRLFAWLMAKEEFQRTMTTAEFHYLLGKHLHEIETKLGVDQHSLLATAYECGVPIFVGAPSDGSIFLNAVRLRAALGEKFKFALDGNADVYAMAALQWQAQTEGDTAVWILGGGVPKNYTLQGEPTLSQILELDARGFDIDVQFCVETVDNGALSSCPAGEGHTWGKVSAECVENASAYVRVDVTAIFPWMVHALLHGGRRRPLKRMYDRLPEAVAKLDADVGAQREKLLEGVFETPRELR
- a CDS encoding DUF962 domain-containing protein, with protein sequence MNPRMRALFEEYAEAHRHPTNRLTHKIAIPMIVFHIIAMLMWIPLGTVFGLHLTAAHIAFAGAVGWYLSLNVRLGLIMALLYALCFPLAAISPWPVVVGIALVGWLVQLAGHVVWEKRSPAFLRNLLQALVGPLFFVASLTGDWPEKRKSLAGAR